In the genome of Chryseobacterium oryzae, one region contains:
- a CDS encoding SemiSWEET transporter: MSVEILGLIAGTLTSVASMPQLIKVIKTKNVEDLSLLMLVILICGLSLWVGYGFLQDELPIILSNAFAVLINVCLLIFYFRFKKNNKTRLI, from the coding sequence ATGAGCGTAGAAATTTTAGGCTTAATTGCAGGAACTCTCACTTCGGTGGCGTCAATGCCTCAACTGATTAAAGTAATTAAAACTAAAAACGTGGAAGATCTTTCGTTACTGATGTTGGTTATTTTAATTTGTGGGCTATCACTATGGGTTGGCTACGGTTTTCTTCAGGATGAACTTCCTATAATACTGTCGAATGCTTTTGCGGTGTTGATTAATGTTTGTCTGCTGATATTTTATTTTAGATTTAAAAAAAATAACAAAACACGTTTAATATGA
- a CDS encoding SDR family oxidoreductase, with amino-acid sequence MNKLQLYGKSVLISGANSGIGKSVALLFANEGANIAIIYNSDDEESEETKNEILSLGRKCFIVKGDVNDNEFCEATAKYISEKLNGIDVLINNAGTQFPCNDISDLKEENVRKTFDTNIIGMILLTKAVFPYLNTGACVINTTSATAYQGHEELLDYSATKGAVVSFTRSLALQSKHKNIRVNAVAPGPVTTPLTKETFGDEKENTDKPPFERNATTEEIASVYLFLSTPSSAQITGQVLHPNGGIIING; translated from the coding sequence ATGAACAAGCTACAGCTTTATGGAAAATCAGTTCTCATTAGCGGTGCAAATAGTGGCATAGGAAAATCTGTTGCTTTACTTTTTGCCAATGAAGGAGCAAATATTGCCATCATCTATAACAGTGATGATGAAGAATCTGAAGAGACAAAAAATGAAATTTTGTCTTTAGGGAGAAAATGCTTTATTGTTAAAGGTGATGTTAATGATAATGAATTCTGCGAAGCGACAGCTAAATATATATCTGAAAAATTAAACGGTATAGATGTTCTCATTAATAATGCAGGAACGCAATTCCCATGTAATGATATTTCAGATTTAAAGGAGGAAAATGTAAGAAAAACCTTTGATACTAATATTATTGGGATGATTCTTCTTACAAAAGCTGTATTTCCTTATTTGAATACTGGTGCTTGTGTAATCAACACAACTTCTGCTACCGCTTATCAGGGGCATGAGGAACTTTTAGACTATTCTGCTACCAAAGGAGCTGTAGTTTCATTTACAAGATCTTTGGCATTGCAGTCTAAGCATAAAAATATTAGGGTAAATGCAGTGGCTCCCGGACCTGTTACTACACCGCTTACAAAAGAAACTTTTGGAGATGAAAAGGAAAATACAGATAAACCTCCGTTCGAAAGAAATGCAACTACAGAAGAAATAGCTTCAGTATACTTATTTTTATCAACCCCTTCTTCAGCTCAGATTACGGGGCAGGTTTTGCATCCTAATGGCGGAATTATTATTAATGGTTAA
- a CDS encoding helix-turn-helix domain-containing protein encodes MFKKIFSSFFLLLAVLLYAQDYYSKLREKYYKFEENDSRAFVFINQYIQKAKSENNNEELFQAYKDAILYSEEDKLLYADSAIDAAKKSGKDVLIGDAFLSKGAIYYFNKRKFQPALEEYLKAYEYLKDSKDDFLKYQNLYHIGVVKSYLGYYEEALEIFNQCIAYFEPKLSDKLHKNLLFNNRKGYFNSLHQAIICYQMLGKNLEADHLLSKAMSALPSSKDFLLEKSYFNKCLGISEFRKKNYNKAIVYFDESLPELIKINDFTWISYIYYYKGRSYEILGNHESEVKNYKKVDSIFNKNTFILPEVRKNYEGLIEFYKKNDNHKEELYYTNQLLKADSIIASDFKYLSTKVYKEYDTKKLLETKEDLEKSNSFNKIFIIVCLAVIGFLGFVIFMRLKKQKDIQKSYEELLKKMQESKKQTPELSVLKNESASTTDTEKNIKFDSSIVEKLLSDIQTFEKNKGYLEQGLTLKKLAEQFKTNTSYLSQVINEYKGSNFNTYINVLRINYATQKIYNDKEWRKYSIEHIASASGFNNRQSFSNTFLDQNGIRPADFIKKRISELEEQKNNS; translated from the coding sequence ATGTTTAAAAAAATTTTTTCTTCTTTCTTTTTGTTGCTTGCTGTATTGCTGTATGCACAAGATTATTATTCGAAATTGAGAGAGAAATATTATAAATTTGAAGAAAATGATTCCAGAGCATTTGTATTTATCAATCAGTATATCCAAAAAGCTAAATCGGAGAATAATAACGAAGAGCTTTTTCAGGCATATAAAGATGCGATATTGTATTCGGAAGAAGACAAATTGCTTTACGCAGATAGTGCAATTGACGCTGCAAAAAAATCAGGGAAAGATGTACTTATTGGAGATGCATTTTTAAGTAAAGGTGCAATTTATTATTTCAATAAGAGGAAATTTCAACCTGCATTGGAAGAATATCTTAAAGCGTATGAATATCTTAAAGATTCTAAAGACGATTTTTTAAAATATCAAAATCTTTATCATATCGGGGTAGTAAAAAGTTATCTAGGTTACTATGAGGAAGCTTTGGAAATTTTCAATCAATGTATTGCTTATTTTGAACCAAAGTTATCGGATAAACTCCATAAAAACCTGTTGTTTAATAATAGAAAAGGGTATTTTAATTCTCTGCATCAGGCTATTATATGTTATCAGATGTTGGGGAAAAATTTGGAAGCAGACCACTTGCTTAGCAAAGCTATGAGCGCATTGCCTTCTTCCAAAGATTTTCTTTTGGAAAAAAGTTACTTTAATAAATGCTTAGGAATTTCAGAATTCAGGAAAAAGAATTACAACAAAGCAATTGTTTATTTTGATGAATCTTTGCCGGAATTAATTAAAATTAATGATTTTACCTGGATTTCTTATATCTACTATTATAAAGGCAGAAGCTATGAAATTCTCGGCAATCATGAGTCTGAAGTAAAAAATTATAAAAAAGTAGACTCTATTTTCAATAAAAATACTTTCATCCTTCCCGAGGTAAGAAAAAATTATGAAGGTCTTATCGAATTTTATAAAAAGAACGATAACCACAAGGAAGAACTGTATTATACCAATCAGTTACTGAAAGCAGACAGTATTATTGCTTCGGATTTCAAATATCTTTCAACAAAAGTTTATAAAGAATACGACACAAAAAAGCTTTTGGAAACAAAAGAAGATCTGGAAAAAAGTAACTCTTTTAATAAAATTTTTATTATCGTATGTCTTGCTGTAATTGGGTTTTTAGGTTTTGTAATATTTATGAGACTGAAAAAACAAAAAGATATTCAGAAAAGTTATGAGGAGTTGCTTAAAAAGATGCAAGAAAGTAAAAAGCAGACTCCGGAACTCTCAGTTCTGAAAAATGAATCTGCTTCTACAACAGATACAGAAAAGAACATCAAGTTTGATAGCTCTATTGTGGAAAAATTGTTGAGCGACATTCAAACATTCGAAAAAAATAAAGGTTATCTGGAGCAGGGATTAACTCTTAAAAAGCTTGCAGAACAGTTTAAAACCAATACTTCTTATCTTTCTCAGGTAATAAATGAATATAAAGGAAGTAATTTTAATACCTATATTAATGTATTAAGAATAAATTATGCAACGCAAAAAATCTATAATGATAAAGAATGGAGAAAATATTCTATAGAACATATTGCTTCTGCATCCGGATTCAACAACAGACAGAGTTTTTCTAATACATTTCTGGATCAAAATGGTATAAGACCAGCCGATTTTATCAAGAAAAGGATTAGTGAACTGGAAGAACAGAAAAATAATAGTTAA
- a CDS encoding lmo0937 family membrane protein encodes MKSVLWLVAVICIVVWLLGILNIIPGISTNYLIHVLLVIAVIVVLYNIISGRKPLD; translated from the coding sequence ATGAAAAGTGTATTATGGTTAGTTGCAGTAATCTGCATAGTGGTATGGCTATTGGGAATTCTAAATATCATCCCGGGCATCAGTACCAATTATCTTATTCATGTTCTATTGGTAATAGCGGTAATTGTTGTTTTATACAATATTATTTCAGGAAGAAAACCGCTAGATTAA